Proteins from a genomic interval of Kiloniellales bacterium:
- the plsY gene encoding glycerol-3-phosphate 1-O-acyltransferase PlsY, with translation MPDPISWEFSGPYLAAALIGGYLLGAVPFGLLLTRIAGLGDIRAIGSGNIGATNVLRTGRKGLAAATLLLDGGKGAAAVLVAGAWGPDMAIMGGYGALLGHLFPLWLKFKGGKGVATTLGVLLAIAWPVGIACCLTWLLIAATFRYSSLAALIALAAGPAFAWLFLGDLQLVQMAAILAVLVWSRHLSNLRRLLKGEEPKIGAGKKA, from the coding sequence ATGCCCGATCCGATCTCCTGGGAGTTTTCCGGTCCCTATCTCGCCGCGGCGCTGATCGGCGGCTATCTTCTGGGAGCGGTGCCTTTCGGGCTGCTGCTGACCCGGATCGCCGGCCTGGGGGACATCCGGGCCATCGGTTCCGGCAACATCGGGGCGACCAACGTGCTGCGCACCGGGCGCAAGGGCCTGGCGGCGGCGACCCTGCTGCTCGACGGCGGCAAGGGCGCGGCCGCGGTCCTGGTCGCCGGGGCCTGGGGACCGGACATGGCCATCATGGGCGGCTACGGCGCGCTCCTCGGCCACCTCTTCCCGCTCTGGCTGAAGTTCAAGGGCGGCAAGGGCGTGGCGACCACCCTGGGCGTGCTGCTGGCGATCGCCTGGCCGGTCGGCATCGCCTGCTGCCTGACCTGGCTGCTGATCGCCGCGACCTTCCGCTATTCCTCCTTGGCGGCGCTGATCGCCCTGGCCGCCGGGCCGGCCTTCGCTTGGCTCTTCCTGGGCGACCTGCAGCTGGTCCAGATGGCGGCGATCCTGGCGGTGCTGGTCTGGTCGCGGCACCTGAGCAACCTGCGCCGCCTGCTGAAGGGCGAGGAGCCGAAGATCGGCGCCGGCAAGAAAGCGTGA
- the dprA gene encoding DNA-processing protein DprA has product MVSSAAEDSRAGRIAFLRLIRSENVGPITCRRLLAQFGNAAAALEALPELARRGGRRRPVRLCPPDEAERELDALEALGARVLTLSDPDYPPALAAIDDPPPVLSVLGDPALPNRRALAVVGARNASANGRRFAKQLAADLGQAGLVVTSGLARGIDTAAHEGALDGGTVAVLAGGPDVVYPRENAALYEAVRDRGAVVSEMPAGLVPQARHFPRRNRLISGLSLGVLVVEAAPRSGSLITARLALEQGREVFAVPGSPLDPRARGCNHLIRQGAVLTESAEDVLETLEGFLAERRIRPETGPGPVPEAPEPGQDEATEARDIVKQLLGPSPVLLDEVARQAQLSAAMVNRVLLELELAGRVVRHPGNRVSLSMDGDDTG; this is encoded by the coding sequence ATGGTCTCATCCGCCGCCGAGGACTCCAGAGCCGGCCGGATCGCGTTCCTGCGCCTGATCCGCAGCGAGAACGTCGGGCCGATCACCTGCCGGCGGCTGCTCGCGCAGTTCGGCAACGCCGCGGCGGCGCTAGAGGCCCTGCCGGAGCTGGCCCGCCGGGGCGGCCGCCGGCGACCGGTCCGGCTCTGCCCGCCGGACGAGGCGGAGCGCGAGCTGGACGCCCTGGAGGCCCTGGGCGCGCGGGTCCTTACGCTATCTGATCCGGACTATCCTCCGGCCCTGGCGGCGATCGACGACCCGCCGCCGGTGCTCAGCGTGCTCGGCGACCCGGCCCTGCCGAATCGGCGCGCTCTCGCCGTCGTCGGCGCCCGCAACGCCTCGGCCAACGGCCGCCGCTTCGCCAAGCAGCTCGCCGCCGACCTGGGCCAAGCCGGGCTGGTCGTCACCTCGGGCCTGGCCCGCGGCATCGACACCGCGGCCCACGAAGGCGCCCTGGACGGCGGCACCGTGGCGGTCCTGGCCGGGGGTCCCGACGTGGTCTACCCGCGCGAGAACGCGGCGCTCTACGAAGCCGTCCGCGACCGCGGGGCGGTGGTCTCGGAGATGCCGGCCGGCCTGGTGCCCCAGGCGCGCCACTTCCCCCGCCGCAACCGCCTGATCTCTGGGCTTTCGCTCGGGGTGCTGGTGGTCGAGGCGGCGCCGCGCTCGGGCTCGCTGATCACGGCGCGCCTGGCGCTGGAGCAGGGCCGCGAGGTCTTCGCCGTGCCCGGCTCGCCCCTCGACCCCCGGGCGCGCGGCTGCAATCACCTGATCCGCCAGGGCGCGGTGCTGACCGAATCCGCCGAGGATGTCCTGGAGACTCTGGAAGGCTTCCTGGCCGAGCGGCGGATTCGGCCCGAAACCGGGCCCGGTCCGGTGCCCGAGGCGCCCGAACCCGGCCAGGACGAGGCCACCGAGGCGCGTGATATCGTTAAGCAATTGCTAGGACCTTCGCCGGTACTGCTTGACGAAGTGGCACGCCAGGCCCAATTGTCAGCCGCAATGGTTAACCGGGTCCTCTTGGAACTTGAGTTGGCCGGGCGAGTCGTCCGGCATCCCGGGAACCGCGTATCGCTTTCGATGGATGGCGACGACACGGGCTGA
- a CDS encoding enolase C-terminal domain-like protein, translated as MSETAELTFRALTTRAVAAPLARPLRTASGSIPNAPLLLLDVESEQGVTGRAWIFGYSTLTLRALAAFLGDLEAVIKGQPAAPAALYKDLEARFRLMGRQGLVGMALSGLDMALWDLQGRALSKPVVALLGGRVGPVPAYDSYGVVDPVADRAALEGSLEQGFRAIKIKIGVGDLAWDLENVAGVREVIGPEVRLMVDYNQSLTAPEALRRIAALERFDLTWVEEPVPAEDLAGHARVREGSAVPVQTGENWWFAADMAHAIAAGACDLCMPDLMKIGGITGWLRAMGQAEAAAIPVSSHLFIEASAHVLPVTPLAHYLEYLDLASPVIAEPPVLADGCVTPRGPGLGMDWDMAAVDRYGL; from the coding sequence ATGTCCGAGACCGCCGAATTGACCTTCCGCGCGCTGACCACCCGCGCCGTCGCCGCGCCGCTGGCCCGACCGCTCAGGACCGCCTCGGGCTCGATCCCGAACGCGCCGCTGCTCCTGCTCGACGTGGAGTCGGAGCAGGGCGTGACCGGCCGCGCCTGGATCTTCGGTTACAGCACCCTGACCCTGCGCGCCCTGGCCGCCTTCCTCGGCGACCTGGAGGCGGTGATCAAGGGTCAGCCCGCCGCGCCCGCGGCGCTCTACAAGGACCTGGAGGCGCGCTTCCGCCTGATGGGCCGCCAGGGCCTGGTCGGCATGGCCCTCTCGGGGCTCGACATGGCGCTCTGGGACCTCCAGGGCCGGGCCCTGAGCAAGCCGGTGGTCGCGCTGCTGGGCGGCCGGGTCGGGCCGGTGCCGGCCTACGACAGCTACGGCGTGGTCGACCCGGTGGCCGACCGCGCGGCCCTGGAGGGCAGCCTCGAGCAGGGCTTCCGCGCGATCAAGATCAAGATCGGCGTCGGCGACCTGGCCTGGGACCTGGAGAACGTCGCCGGGGTCCGCGAGGTCATCGGGCCCGAGGTCCGGCTGATGGTCGACTACAACCAGTCCTTGACCGCGCCCGAGGCCCTGCGCCGGATCGCCGCCCTGGAGCGCTTCGACCTGACCTGGGTCGAGGAGCCGGTGCCGGCCGAGGACCTGGCCGGCCACGCCCGGGTCCGGGAGGGCTCTGCGGTCCCGGTCCAGACCGGCGAGAACTGGTGGTTCGCCGCCGACATGGCCCACGCCATCGCGGCGGGCGCCTGCGACCTCTGCATGCCGGACCTGATGAAGATCGGCGGCATCACCGGCTGGCTGCGGGCCATGGGCCAGGCCGAGGCGGCCGCGATCCCGGTCTCCAGCCACCTCTTCATCGAGGCCAGCGCCCACGTCCTGCCGGTCACGCCCCTGGCGCACTACCTGGAGTACCTGGACCTCGCGAGCCCGGTGATCGCCGAGCCACCGGTTCTCGCCGACGGCTGCGTCACCCCCCGCGGCCCCGGCCTCGGCATGGACTGGGACATGGCGGCGGTCGATCGCTACGGCCTCTAG
- the rnr gene encoding ribonuclease R, whose protein sequence is MAAAKRQPAPFPSKDEVLAFIREQDGRVGKREIARAFQLKGQQRIALKALLKELAAEGHIERDRKRRVVAPGRLPSVTVIEAIGRDPDGELLGRPAGWSHDAPPPTIYIAPFPGGHPSLGEGERVLARLKAVGEGLYEARPMRVVGAAPRRVLGIYRPKVAEGRLVPTDKRAKREFVLRPEDAGGARNGDLVLAELLRGGNRLGLPQVRVVERLSGPGSLSLISLFEHGIPIDFPKDALKQAETAGPPSLGEREDLRQIPLVTIDGEDARDFDDAVWAAPESGRGASGRGGGWRVLVAIADVAHYVTADSPLDRSARERGNSVYFPDRVVPMLPEALSNGWCSLRPKEERGCLAVEMRLDSQGRIKTHRFFRGLMRSAARLTYTQVQAAIDGRPDETTAPLLDEVIKPLYGAYAALLRARERRGTLDLDLPERRVMLDAKGRVAAIEARERLDSHRLIEEFMIAANVAAAETLESRQRPCLYRVHDGPDPVKVEALRQFLETLDLRLARGQVLRPKLFTRLLEQVRGGAEEPLVNELVLRCQSQAAYSPRNLGHFGLALTRYAHFTSPIRRYADLLVHRSLISALGLGRDGLPGEQAAAFTEIGAHISSTERRAAAAERDAVDRFTAAFLAERVGEAFSGRISSVTRFGLFVSLDESGADGLVPISALPDDYYEHDEAGHCLVGQRWGRVYNLGDRVALRLVEASPVTGGLILHIAEDSAAADAGRGRTNHTIRKGQPKKRPVKQARNNTRVRRRRG, encoded by the coding sequence GTGGCCGCCGCGAAGCGCCAGCCGGCGCCCTTTCCGAGCAAGGACGAGGTCCTCGCCTTCATCCGCGAGCAAGACGGCCGGGTCGGCAAGCGCGAGATCGCCCGCGCCTTCCAGCTGAAGGGCCAGCAGCGCATCGCGCTCAAGGCCCTGCTCAAGGAGCTGGCCGCCGAAGGCCACATCGAGCGCGACCGCAAGCGCCGGGTCGTCGCTCCGGGCCGCCTGCCCTCGGTCACCGTGATCGAAGCGATCGGCCGCGACCCGGACGGCGAGTTGCTCGGCCGCCCGGCCGGCTGGAGCCACGACGCCCCGCCGCCGACGATCTACATCGCCCCCTTCCCCGGTGGCCATCCCAGCCTGGGCGAGGGCGAGCGCGTCCTGGCCCGCCTTAAGGCAGTCGGCGAGGGCCTCTACGAGGCCCGGCCCATGCGCGTGGTCGGCGCCGCGCCGCGCCGGGTCCTTGGGATCTACCGCCCCAAGGTCGCCGAAGGCCGCCTGGTGCCGACCGACAAGCGGGCCAAGCGAGAGTTCGTGCTGCGGCCCGAGGACGCCGGCGGCGCCAGGAACGGCGACCTGGTCCTGGCCGAGCTGCTGCGCGGCGGCAACCGCCTGGGCCTGCCGCAGGTCCGGGTCGTCGAGCGGCTCAGCGGCCCGGGCTCATTGAGCCTGATCTCGCTCTTCGAGCACGGCATCCCGATCGACTTTCCCAAGGACGCCCTGAAGCAGGCCGAGACCGCCGGGCCGCCCTCCTTGGGCGAGCGCGAGGACCTCCGGCAGATCCCGCTGGTCACCATCGACGGCGAAGACGCCCGCGACTTCGACGACGCGGTCTGGGCCGCCCCGGAGTCCGGAAGAGGCGCGTCGGGCAGAGGCGGGGGCTGGCGGGTCCTGGTCGCGATCGCCGACGTGGCCCACTACGTGACCGCTGACAGCCCCCTCGACCGCAGCGCCCGGGAGCGCGGCAACTCGGTCTACTTCCCCGACCGGGTGGTCCCCATGCTGCCGGAGGCGCTCTCCAACGGCTGGTGCTCGCTGCGGCCCAAGGAGGAGCGTGGCTGCCTGGCGGTGGAGATGAGGCTCGACTCCCAGGGCCGCATCAAGACGCACAGGTTCTTCCGCGGCCTGATGCGCTCCGCCGCCCGCCTGACCTACACCCAGGTCCAGGCGGCGATCGACGGCCGGCCTGACGAGACCACCGCGCCCCTGCTGGACGAGGTCATCAAGCCGCTCTACGGCGCCTACGCGGCGCTTCTGCGGGCGCGCGAGCGGCGCGGCACCCTGGACCTGGACTTGCCCGAGCGGCGGGTCATGCTCGATGCCAAGGGCCGGGTCGCCGCGATCGAGGCACGCGAGCGGCTGGACAGCCACCGCCTGATCGAGGAGTTCATGATCGCCGCCAACGTCGCCGCGGCGGAGACCCTGGAATCGCGCCAGCGCCCCTGCCTTTACCGGGTCCACGACGGCCCGGACCCGGTCAAGGTAGAGGCCCTGCGGCAGTTCCTGGAGACCCTGGACCTGCGCCTGGCCCGCGGCCAGGTGCTGCGGCCGAAGCTCTTCACCCGGTTGCTGGAGCAGGTCCGCGGCGGCGCCGAGGAGCCTCTGGTCAACGAACTGGTCCTGCGCTGCCAGAGCCAGGCGGCCTACAGCCCGCGCAACCTCGGCCACTTCGGCCTGGCGCTGACCCGCTACGCCCACTTCACCTCGCCGATCCGGCGCTATGCCGACCTGCTGGTGCACCGCTCGCTGATCTCGGCCCTGGGACTGGGCAGGGACGGCCTGCCGGGCGAGCAGGCGGCGGCCTTCACGGAGATCGGCGCGCACATCTCGTCGACCGAGCGCCGGGCCGCGGCGGCCGAGCGCGACGCCGTGGACCGCTTCACCGCTGCCTTCCTGGCCGAACGGGTCGGCGAGGCCTTCTCGGGCCGGATCAGCAGCGTCACCCGCTTCGGCCTCTTCGTCTCGCTCGACGAGAGCGGCGCCGACGGGCTGGTGCCGATCAGCGCGCTGCCGGACGACTATTACGAGCACGACGAGGCCGGGCACTGCCTGGTCGGCCAGCGCTGGGGCCGGGTCTACAACCTCGGCGACCGGGTCGCCCTCCGCCTGGTCGAAGCCAGCCCAGTAACCGGAGGGCTTATCTTGCATATCGCTGAAGACTCCGCCGCCGCCGACGCCGGAAGAGGGCGGACAAACCATACAATTCGGAAAGGACAACCCAAGAAGAGACCAGTCAAACAAGCCAGGAACAACACCAGAGTCCGACGCCGTCGCGGATGA
- a CDS encoding S41 family peptidase: MATVVPMALLAAACVASQEEGRSFSTTSATRLFSTGYKDINEVYIDEVSMPDLVISGLSKLSRIDPKFSILRQDSTVTVAVDGTVAQSFPAPRQEDIDAWGDLTAAALDIGLTHSRRLGSEGSASLYETVFDGVLGDLDGFSRYAGREEARNNRASREGFGGIGVRIRVVDEGVRILNVMENTPAERAGLRDDDIIVAINGETAVGLTQREIVQRLRGPMRSSVNVTVRRPDRSDSLSLDIKRGHIVPQTITYKLKGKVAYIKIAGFNQNTTRMLRLKLIEARDDLGDGLAGYVLDLRGNPGGLLDQAVEVSDLFVTKGRLVSTHGRHPDSHQYFEAEPDDEAAGKPVVVLINGNSASASEIVAAALQDSGRAVLIGSNSYGKGTVQTVLRLPNDGELTLTWARFHAPSGYALDKRGVLPDICIEDDGKTAEEIIAGLRRGLNTISPAVRQVSIDPGDSPALNALRARCPAREGTDEVDVEVAIGLLSDRTLYREAIAGGRTGSKTRQSGQVIFN, from the coding sequence ATGGCCACCGTCGTTCCGATGGCCCTCCTGGCAGCCGCCTGCGTCGCGAGCCAGGAAGAAGGTCGGAGCTTCAGCACGACCAGCGCCACGCGCCTCTTCTCGACCGGCTACAAGGACATAAACGAGGTCTACATCGACGAGGTCTCGATGCCGGACCTCGTGATCTCCGGACTTTCGAAACTCTCGCGCATCGATCCCAAGTTCAGCATCCTGCGCCAGGATTCGACCGTGACCGTCGCGGTCGACGGCACCGTCGCGCAGAGCTTCCCGGCGCCGCGGCAGGAAGACATCGACGCCTGGGGCGATCTTACCGCGGCGGCGCTGGACATCGGACTGACCCATTCGCGCCGCCTGGGCAGCGAGGGCAGCGCCTCGCTCTACGAGACCGTATTCGACGGGGTGCTCGGCGACCTGGACGGCTTCTCCCGCTATGCCGGCCGCGAGGAGGCCCGGAACAACCGCGCCAGCCGCGAGGGCTTCGGCGGCATCGGTGTGCGGATCCGCGTCGTCGACGAAGGCGTGCGCATCCTCAACGTCATGGAGAACACCCCGGCCGAGCGCGCCGGCCTGCGCGACGACGACATCATCGTGGCGATCAACGGCGAAACGGCGGTCGGCCTGACCCAGCGCGAGATCGTGCAGCGCCTGCGGGGGCCGATGCGCTCTTCGGTCAACGTGACCGTAAGGCGCCCGGACCGCAGCGACTCGCTCAGCCTGGACATCAAGCGCGGCCATATCGTGCCGCAGACCATCACCTACAAGCTCAAGGGCAAAGTGGCCTACATCAAGATCGCCGGCTTCAACCAGAACACAACGCGGATGCTGCGCCTTAAGCTGATCGAAGCCCGCGACGACCTGGGCGACGGGCTGGCCGGCTACGTTCTGGACTTGCGGGGCAATCCGGGCGGGCTGCTCGATCAGGCGGTCGAGGTCTCCGACCTCTTCGTCACCAAGGGCCGGCTTGTTTCAACTCACGGCCGTCACCCGGACAGCCACCAGTACTTCGAGGCCGAGCCGGACGACGAGGCCGCGGGCAAGCCGGTCGTGGTCCTGATCAACGGCAACTCCGCCTCGGCCTCCGAGATCGTGGCCGCGGCCCTGCAGGACAGCGGCCGGGCGGTCCTGATCGGCAGCAACTCCTATGGCAAGGGGACCGTGCAGACGGTCCTGCGGCTGCCCAACGACGGCGAGCTGACCTTGACCTGGGCGCGGTTCCACGCCCCTTCGGGCTATGCCCTGGACAAGCGGGGCGTACTGCCGGACATCTGCATCGAGGACGACGGCAAGACCGCTGAAGAGATCATTGCCGGGCTGCGCCGGGGCCTGAACACGATCTCGCCGGCGGTCCGCCAGGTCAGCATCGACCCGGGCGACTCGCCGGCCCTGAACGCCCTGAGGGCGCGCTGTCCGGCGCGCGAGGGCACGGACGAGGTCGATGTCGAGGTGGCGATCGGACTGCTGTCCGACCGCACGCTCTATCGGGAAGCGATTGCCGGCGGCAGGACCGGCAGCAAGACCAGGCAGTCCGGCCAGGTCATCTTCAACTGA
- the topA gene encoding type I DNA topoisomerase translates to MPDSSRTGSRKSVVIVESPAKAKTINKYLGSSFEVLASYGHVRDLPPKDGSVRPDEGFAMDWQVDDRSEKRLKEIADAVKRAAKLYLATDPDREGEAISWHIAEELNRRKALGGVEVSRVVFNEITKNAVLDAFEHPRDLNRELIDAYLARRALDYLVGFTLSPVLWRKLPGSRSAGRVQSVALRLICEREAEIEVFKPQEFWTIDVELASAAGAPFTARLSHLDGKKLDKFDLGDEASAKAAAGRLEQALGFEIEKIERKQVRRNPPPPFTTSTLQQEASRKLGFSATRTMRTAQKLYEGVDLGGEVVGLITYMRTDGVQISNEAIAGIRETIGERFGPAYLPEAPRVYKAKARNAQEAHEAIRPTDITGRPSDLAPWLDADGVKLYELIWKRTLASQMESARLDQVAVDIAVDGRAPKDGAAWLRATGSVVAFDGYLTLYQEGRDDSPRDGEGDDRRLPQMKEGEAVSRRKVLPEQHFTQPPPRFTEASLVKKLEELGIGRPSTYASILQVLQDRDYVRLEKRRFYPEDRGRMVTAFLSSFFTRYVEYGFTADLEGKLDAVSDGRLSWQELLKDFWSGFKAAVDETKDLRITHVIESLDAELGPHFFPVDPEKPGHNPRVCPACSEGRLGLKIGKTGGFIGCSNYPDCRYTRSLAVINGEEAAAEACLASPRELGKDPATGLPVTVRKGPFGIYLQLGEASKEKGAEKPKRCSLPKGMSPMEIDLQTALALLALPREVGPHPETGEPILAGIGRYGPYVKHKSAYKTLAEDDDVLTIGLNRAVVLIAEAPARRQSTALRTLGEHPDDQKPVTLHKGRYGPYAKHGKINATLPDHLTTEDITLEQALELLEAQAAKKGKKPAAKKTAAKKTGAKKAAAKKTGTKKAAAKKTAAKKTGARKAAGKKTSKSGTAEKPAEETGQAAKTGSAAAEAAE, encoded by the coding sequence ATGCCTGACTCCAGCAGGACAGGATCGCGCAAGAGCGTCGTGATCGTCGAATCGCCGGCCAAGGCGAAGACGATCAACAAGTACCTGGGCAGCAGCTTCGAGGTGCTGGCCAGCTACGGCCACGTGCGCGACCTGCCGCCCAAGGACGGCTCGGTCCGGCCGGACGAAGGCTTCGCCATGGACTGGCAGGTCGACGACCGCTCGGAGAAGCGGCTGAAGGAGATCGCCGACGCCGTCAAGCGCGCCGCCAAGCTCTACCTCGCGACCGACCCCGACCGCGAGGGCGAGGCGATCTCCTGGCACATCGCCGAGGAGCTGAACCGGCGCAAGGCCCTGGGCGGGGTCGAGGTCAGCCGCGTCGTCTTCAACGAGATCACCAAGAACGCCGTGCTCGATGCCTTCGAGCATCCGCGTGACCTGAACCGTGAGCTGATCGACGCCTATCTGGCGCGCCGCGCGCTGGACTATCTGGTCGGCTTCACCCTGTCGCCGGTGCTCTGGCGCAAGCTGCCCGGCAGCCGCTCGGCCGGGCGCGTTCAGTCGGTCGCCCTCAGGCTGATCTGCGAGCGCGAGGCCGAGATCGAGGTCTTCAAGCCGCAAGAGTTCTGGACCATCGACGTCGAGCTGGCCAGCGCCGCCGGCGCGCCTTTCACGGCGCGGCTCAGCCACCTGGACGGCAAGAAGCTCGACAAGTTCGACCTCGGCGACGAGGCCAGCGCCAAGGCGGCCGCCGGGCGGCTGGAGCAGGCCCTGGGCTTCGAGATCGAAAAGATCGAACGCAAGCAGGTCCGGCGCAACCCGCCGCCGCCCTTCACCACCTCGACCCTGCAGCAGGAGGCCTCGCGCAAGCTCGGCTTCAGCGCGACCCGGACCATGCGCACCGCCCAGAAGCTCTACGAGGGCGTCGACCTGGGCGGCGAGGTGGTCGGCCTGATCACCTACATGCGGACCGACGGCGTGCAGATCTCGAACGAGGCCATCGCCGGGATCCGCGAGACCATCGGCGAGCGCTTCGGCCCGGCCTACCTGCCGGAGGCGCCCCGAGTCTACAAGGCCAAGGCGCGCAACGCCCAGGAGGCGCACGAGGCGATCCGCCCGACCGACATCACCGGTCGGCCCTCGGACCTGGCGCCCTGGCTCGACGCCGACGGGGTCAAGCTCTACGAGCTGATCTGGAAGCGGACCCTGGCGAGCCAGATGGAGAGCGCCCGCCTGGACCAGGTCGCGGTCGACATCGCCGTCGACGGCCGGGCGCCCAAGGATGGCGCCGCATGGTTGCGGGCGACCGGCTCGGTGGTGGCCTTCGACGGCTATCTCACGCTCTACCAGGAGGGCCGCGACGACAGCCCGCGCGACGGTGAGGGCGACGACCGCCGCCTGCCGCAGATGAAGGAGGGCGAGGCGGTGTCGCGCCGCAAGGTCCTGCCCGAGCAGCATTTCACCCAGCCGCCGCCGCGCTTCACCGAGGCCAGCCTGGTCAAGAAGCTGGAGGAGCTGGGCATCGGCCGGCCCTCGACCTACGCCTCGATCCTCCAGGTGCTGCAGGACCGCGACTACGTGCGGCTGGAAAAGCGGCGTTTCTACCCCGAGGACCGCGGCCGCATGGTCACCGCCTTCCTGAGCAGCTTCTTCACACGTTACGTCGAGTATGGCTTCACCGCCGACCTGGAGGGCAAGCTGGACGCGGTCTCCGACGGCCGGCTGTCCTGGCAGGAGCTGCTGAAGGACTTCTGGTCCGGCTTCAAGGCCGCGGTCGACGAGACCAAGGACCTGCGGATCACCCACGTCATCGAATCGCTGGACGCCGAGCTGGGGCCCCATTTCTTCCCGGTCGACCCGGAGAAGCCCGGGCACAACCCGCGGGTCTGTCCGGCCTGCTCCGAGGGCCGCCTGGGCCTGAAGATCGGCAAGACTGGCGGCTTCATCGGCTGCTCCAACTACCCGGACTGCCGCTACACCCGCTCCCTGGCGGTGATCAACGGCGAGGAGGCCGCGGCCGAGGCCTGCCTGGCCAGCCCGCGCGAGTTGGGCAAGGATCCAGCGACCGGGCTGCCGGTCACGGTGCGCAAGGGGCCCTTCGGGATCTACCTGCAGCTGGGCGAAGCCTCCAAGGAGAAGGGCGCGGAGAAGCCGAAGCGCTGCTCTCTGCCCAAGGGCATGAGCCCGATGGAGATCGACCTGCAGACCGCCCTGGCCTTGCTCGCCCTGCCGCGCGAGGTCGGCCCGCATCCCGAGACCGGAGAGCCGATCCTGGCCGGGATCGGCCGCTACGGGCCCTACGTCAAGCACAAGTCGGCCTACAAGACCCTGGCCGAAGACGACGACGTCCTGACCATCGGGCTCAACCGCGCCGTGGTCCTGATCGCCGAGGCGCCGGCGCGGCGCCAGAGCACGGCCCTCCGGACCCTGGGCGAGCACCCGGACGACCAGAAGCCGGTCACCCTGCACAAGGGCCGCTACGGCCCCTATGCCAAGCACGGCAAGATCAACGCCACCCTGCCCGACCACCTGACCACCGAGGACATCACCCTCGAGCAGGCGCTCGAGCTCCTGGAGGCGCAGGCGGCGAAGAAAGGCAAGAAGCCCGCCGCGAAGAAGACTGCCGCAAAGAAGACGGGCGCCAAGAAAGCCGCGGCCAAGAAGACGGGCACCAAGAAGGCAGCAGCGAAAAAGACGGCGGCCAAGAAGACCGGAGCCAGAAAGGCCGCGGGCAAGAAGACCAGCAAGAGCGGGACCGCCGAGAAGCCCGCCGAGGAGACGGGTCAGGCAGCGAAAACCGGGTCCGCCGCCGCCGAGGCCGCCGAATAG